A region of Patescibacteria group bacterium DNA encodes the following proteins:
- a CDS encoding glycosyltransferase family 4 protein, with the protein MPYRIAHITPVYPPYAGGIGVVAKNMAGGLAGRRWQVETFTPTLDNSTQPPLKLRGGEGGVMDNKITYLKPWLHVGNAALVPQLRKLEGYDIIHLHYPFFGGAEFVLLGIIFQRFNSAFFSDKATRDVPRKSAFILQYHHDADAKGLKGMMFKLYDRIVLPRLITRADRVIVSAMDYAQHSRIAKYISDKFVEIPFGVDAKRFEPLGSHSERSEESPVHTGTPLAFARDPSPDSRGQDDKSVIVLFVGSLDRAHWFKGLEVLLHAFAILKQENEQNRLKSTHLNPTLNTTSQLRHSSQRLRRLNRGNPACAGRREGLNLKCLVIGEGNLKEKYKKMAQDLGIQDQVQFFGNVSQTQLPDYYRNADLFVFPSVSRAEAFGLVALEAMASGLPVIVSDLPGVRTLVEEGINGFKVPVNDPRALARRIQDLIEDKSLRGSMGQKSREKVLEGYTWDKAIDKIERVYLDMLVNKP; encoded by the coding sequence ATGCCATACCGAATCGCGCATATCACCCCCGTGTACCCGCCTTATGCAGGCGGTATTGGGGTTGTGGCGAAAAATATGGCGGGAGGGTTGGCAGGAAGAAGATGGCAAGTGGAAACGTTTACGCCCACGTTGGATAACTCCACCCAACCTCCTCTTAAGTTAAGAGGAGGGGAAGGAGGAGTTATGGATAATAAAATAACGTATCTCAAACCATGGTTGCATGTGGGCAATGCGGCGCTCGTGCCGCAATTAAGGAAATTAGAAGGATACGATATCATTCATCTGCATTATCCTTTTTTCGGCGGGGCTGAATTTGTTCTTCTGGGTATAATTTTTCAACGATTTAATTCCGCGTTTTTCAGCGATAAGGCCACGCGTGACGTTCCGCGTAAGTCAGCGTTCATTTTACAATACCATCATGACGCAGACGCTAAAGGTTTGAAGGGGATGATGTTTAAACTTTATGACAGGATTGTGCTCCCGCGTTTGATCACGCGCGCCGACAGGGTGATCGTATCAGCGATGGATTATGCGCAACATTCACGCATTGCGAAATACATAAGCGATAAGTTTGTCGAAATACCGTTTGGGGTTGATGCGAAACGATTTGAACCGTTAGGTAGTCATTCTGAACGTAGTGAAGAATCTCCCGTGCATACGGGCACACCGCTGGCATTCGCCAGAGATCCTTCCCCCGACTCGCGGGGTCAGGATGACAAATCCGTTATTGTTCTCTTCGTCGGTTCCCTCGACCGCGCGCATTGGTTTAAAGGGTTAGAGGTATTACTTCACGCGTTCGCCATACTGAAACAAGAAAATGAACAAAATCGTTTAAAATCTACTCATTTAAACCCTACCCTAAATACCACGAGCCAACTTCGCCATAGTAGCCAAAGGCTACGTCGGCTGAATCGTGGTAATCCTGCCTGCGCAGGCAGGAGGGAGGGATTGAATTTGAAATGTTTGGTTATAGGCGAAGGTAATCTTAAAGAGAAATATAAAAAAATGGCACAAGATTTAGGGATTCAAGACCAAGTGCAGTTTTTTGGCAACGTGTCTCAAACGCAATTGCCTGATTATTACCGCAACGCGGACCTTTTTGTGTTTCCTTCGGTATCGCGCGCGGAAGCATTCGGATTGGTGGCGCTTGAAGCAATGGCGTCAGGTTTGCCCGTCATCGTAAGCGATCTGCCGGGAGTGCGGACGCTGGTGGAAGAGGGGATAAACGGATTTAAGGTGCCTGTGAATGATCCACGTGCGTTGGCGCGACGCATTCAGGATCTGATTGAAGATAAGTCACTACGCGGCAGTATGGGACAAAAAAGCAGAGAAAAGGTTTTAGAGGGTTATACATGGGATAAGGCTATTGACAAGATAGAGAGAGTGTACTTAGATATGTTGGTAAATAAACCATGA
- a CDS encoding glycosyltransferase yields MKVLLINHLYPEGGGAEAAARGLVQFLKVQGHEVAALTLGDDTAKGGMSGRDEGGVQIYSYKTLSRRFSEKLIVCLFYDRPPAAAFHEATICNDLSKTKRVNRRTNNRLWRAGSICKRVFFRAGAFLCDWINLNGPLKALRLIQKLKPDVVHTHNLRGMGMLLPLFIRFGKGNARWIHTLHDIQLVYPSGVVRNSKSAQIYEIIRKIYEQQQRLVWGSPNVVASPSDFLKKFYAERGFFRKSKFEVIPNVIMGAAQGDEEMGEGKNSISFIGALEESKGIQILLEAAQRVGQEFQQRAFTLDIVGDGSLRNKLAAQYARFPWIRFRGALKDKSLKDIFARALVTVIPSLTLENAPMAILESFHFGVPVIASRIGGIPEYVKEGETGWLFNLGSVDELAALLRKIINEGVSEEISRNCQRVSVDLGVQAYAGHAALYNSS; encoded by the coding sequence ATGAAAGTATTACTTATTAATCATCTTTATCCCGAAGGCGGGGGCGCAGAAGCGGCGGCGAGAGGATTGGTGCAATTCCTTAAAGTACAAGGGCATGAGGTCGCGGCGCTTACCTTAGGTGATGATACAGCAAAGGGTGGAATGAGCGGACGTGATGAAGGTGGCGTTCAAATATATTCTTATAAAACTTTAAGCCGCCGTTTTTCAGAGAAACTGATCGTTTGCTTATTCTACGATCGCCCGCCTGCCGCCGCCTTTCATGAGGCTACTATATGTAATGATTTATCTAAAACAAAGCGTGTTAATAGAAGAACTAATAATAGGCTATGGCGGGCAGGTAGTATATGCAAACGAGTATTTTTCAGAGCAGGGGCATTTTTGTGCGACTGGATTAATTTGAACGGCCCCTTAAAGGCTTTGCGATTAATACAGAAATTAAAACCAGATGTGGTGCATACGCACAATCTGCGCGGGATGGGGATGCTCCTGCCTCTTTTTATCCGATTTGGCAAAGGTAATGCGCGGTGGATCCATACGCTCCATGATATCCAATTAGTTTATCCCAGCGGCGTGGTGAGGAATTCGAAGTCTGCGCAGATATATGAAATTATCAGAAAGATATATGAGCAACAGCAGAGGTTGGTTTGGGGTTCGCCGAATGTGGTGGCGTCGCCATCTGATTTTTTAAAAAAGTTTTACGCGGAAAGAGGATTTTTTAGGAAATCGAAATTTGAGGTAATTCCTAATGTGATAATGGGTGCGGCGCAAGGAGATGAAGAGATGGGGGAGGGGAAGAATTCTATTTCGTTCATTGGCGCGTTGGAGGAGAGTAAAGGAATACAGATTCTCCTTGAGGCTGCGCAAAGGGTGGGACAGGAATTTCAGCAACGCGCGTTTACCTTAGATATCGTTGGCGACGGGTCATTGAGGAACAAATTGGCAGCACAATATGCGCGATTCCCGTGGATTCGGTTTCGCGGTGCGTTAAAAGACAAATCATTAAAGGATATTTTTGCACGCGCTTTGGTCACCGTTATTCCCTCACTGACGCTGGAAAATGCGCCTATGGCAATCCTTGAGAGTTTTCATTTTGGCGTACCGGTTATCGCGAGCCGCATCGGCGGTATTCCCGAATATGTGAAAGAAGGGGAGACGGGTTGGCTGTTTAACCTTGGGTCTGTTGATGAGTTAGCTGCATTGTTAAGAAAAATTATTAATGAAGGAGTTTCCGAAGAGATTTCCCGAAATTGCCAGCGCGTGTCGGTTGATTTGGGCGTACAGGCATATGCCGGCCATGCTGCGCTCTATAATTCGTCATAA
- a CDS encoding nucleotide exchange factor GrpE, translating to MDDAPSQNATPQAAAQPDSGHSPSDIITMSNEEYEKLKTQAVEYLDGWKRAKADYINFKKETEERQSEFIKFSAQAALMGFIPLYDHLKGAFAHLPPERNKDPWIDGVLKIKQEFASYLRDAGIEEILTIGKPFDPTKHESVGIEIEKEAPVHTVVKEIKGGYTLYGKVIIPAQVVISEQVPLP from the coding sequence ATGGATGATGCACCATCTCAAAACGCAACACCACAGGCAGCTGCACAGCCGGACTCGGGCCACTCGCCATCGGACATCATTACCATGAGCAATGAAGAATATGAAAAATTAAAAACGCAGGCCGTCGAATACCTTGACGGATGGAAACGCGCGAAAGCCGATTATATAAATTTTAAAAAAGAAACAGAGGAGCGCCAGAGTGAATTTATAAAATTTTCCGCCCAAGCCGCACTCATGGGGTTTATCCCCCTCTATGACCATTTGAAGGGCGCATTTGCGCATCTGCCGCCGGAACGGAATAAGGATCCATGGATTGACGGAGTGCTCAAGATTAAGCAGGAATTTGCTTCATATTTGCGCGATGCGGGCATAGAAGAAATTCTTACCATAGGTAAACCATTTGATCCGACTAAACATGAATCAGTAGGCATTGAGATTGAAAAAGAGGCGCCTGTCCATACGGTGGTCAAAGAAATAAAAGGAGGTTATACCCTGTATGGGAAAGTGATTATTCCCGCGCAAGTGGTCATCAGCGAACAAGTACCGTTACCATAA
- a CDS encoding Hsp20/alpha crystallin family protein, producing the protein MTLIPWRPMVEPFDDMTRFFDDMWPTGTFRSLAGMVPAIDVYEDVDNVYVETPLPGVDPEKVTVSVENDVLTIEGKSQRKTEVEDKKFYRKEVSYGSFHRAVALPSAVKGEEAKATYEKGVLKVAIPKEERAKPKTVKVEVK; encoded by the coding sequence ATGACTCTTATTCCATGGCGTCCCATGGTCGAACCCTTCGACGATATGACGAGGTTTTTCGACGATATGTGGCCTACGGGGACTTTTCGGTCCTTGGCAGGCATGGTTCCCGCGATCGATGTCTACGAGGATGTGGACAATGTGTATGTGGAGACACCGCTTCCCGGCGTGGATCCGGAAAAGGTTACGGTATCGGTAGAAAATGACGTCCTTACCATTGAAGGGAAATCTCAGCGCAAGACAGAGGTGGAGGATAAAAAGTTCTATCGTAAAGAGGTGAGCTATGGCAGTTTCCACCGTGCAGTGGCGCTTCCGTCCGCAGTAAAGGGCGAAGAGGCAAAAGCAACCTATGAGAAAGGCGTGCTGAAAGTTGCGATTCCGAAAGAAGAGCGCGCGAAACCGAAGACGGTCAAGGTGGAGGTGAAGTAA
- the dnaK gene encoding molecular chaperone DnaK — MSKIIGIDLGTTNSAVAVIEGGSPKILENSEGARTTPSVVAVNKNGERFVGMTAKRQAVTNPQNTIYSVKRLIGRRYDDPEVQRSQKTLPYRIVKSGEGVKVAMAEKEYSPQEISAMILQKIKADVEARLGEKVTEAVITCPAYFDDSQRKATKEAGEIAGFTVKRVLNEPTAAALAYGFQKKKDEKIAVYDLGGGTYDISILEVSSDTVEVKATNGDTHLGGDDFDQRVIDWIIAEFKKDQGIDLSKDTLSLQRIKEAAEKAKIELSTAMETEINQPFITSGADGPKHLLLKLTRAKYEDLVGDLIEKTKEPMKKALSDAKLTVKDIDEIVMVGGMTRMPKVLAMVEEFFGKKPHIGVNPDEVVAAGAAVQAGIMQGEVKDVLLLDVTPLTLGIETLGSVATPIIQRNTTVPTKKSQVFSTAADGQTSVEVHVVQGERPLAHDNKSLGKFILDGIPPSPRGIPQVEVTFDIDANGILHVTAKDRATGKEQKITITASTGLSKDEIERMKKEAEAHAVDDAKKKEQIELKNTADSMVYTTEKTLRDAGDKVSAEVKKGIEEKVEALKKVKDGDDTDAIKKATDALSQEIQKVGEQLYKAAAEAKGNTEGEVKAEDKQEDKKTVDAEYKDVKDDK, encoded by the coding sequence ATGTCAAAAATTATAGGCATAGACCTCGGTACTACCAATTCAGCGGTTGCCGTCATTGAAGGCGGCAGCCCAAAAATATTAGAAAACAGCGAAGGCGCGCGCACCACGCCCTCCGTTGTGGCCGTCAATAAGAACGGCGAGCGGTTCGTGGGGATGACGGCGAAACGCCAGGCAGTCACCAATCCCCAAAATACCATTTACTCGGTAAAGCGCCTTATCGGGCGCAGATACGATGACCCCGAAGTGCAGCGTTCGCAAAAAACCCTGCCTTACAGAATCGTGAAGTCGGGTGAAGGCGTGAAAGTGGCCATGGCAGAGAAGGAATATTCCCCACAGGAGATTTCCGCAATGATTTTGCAGAAGATCAAGGCGGACGTGGAGGCAAGACTGGGCGAAAAGGTGACGGAGGCGGTGATCACCTGCCCGGCGTATTTTGACGATTCGCAGCGTAAAGCAACGAAAGAAGCAGGCGAGATCGCGGGATTTACCGTGAAAAGGGTGCTCAATGAACCTACGGCTGCGGCGCTGGCGTATGGATTCCAGAAGAAGAAGGATGAAAAGATCGCCGTGTATGATTTGGGCGGCGGCACCTATGACATTTCCATTCTAGAAGTATCCAGCGATACCGTGGAGGTAAAGGCCACCAACGGGGACACGCACCTTGGAGGGGATGATTTTGACCAAAGGGTCATTGATTGGATTATTGCAGAATTCAAGAAGGATCAAGGCATCGACCTTTCGAAAGACACGCTCTCGCTCCAGCGCATCAAAGAGGCCGCGGAAAAGGCGAAGATCGAGCTGTCCACGGCCATGGAAACGGAAATTAACCAGCCGTTTATCACCTCTGGCGCTGACGGCCCAAAGCATCTGCTCTTGAAGCTGACCCGGGCGAAATATGAGGATCTGGTGGGCGATCTGATTGAAAAAACCAAAGAGCCGATGAAGAAAGCATTGAGCGACGCAAAGCTCACCGTGAAGGACATTGATGAAATTGTCATGGTGGGAGGAATGACGAGAATGCCCAAAGTATTAGCGATGGTGGAAGAGTTTTTCGGGAAGAAGCCGCATATTGGCGTAAACCCCGATGAGGTCGTGGCGGCAGGCGCGGCGGTTCAAGCAGGCATCATGCAGGGTGAGGTGAAAGACGTATTACTGCTTGATGTGACTCCTCTTACGCTCGGCATTGAAACGCTGGGCAGCGTGGCCACGCCTATCATTCAGAGGAATACCACCGTCCCGACGAAAAAATCACAGGTCTTTTCGACCGCCGCTGACGGGCAAACCTCCGTGGAGGTGCACGTGGTGCAGGGAGAGCGCCCCTTAGCGCACGATAATAAGAGTTTGGGGAAATTCATTCTTGACGGCATTCCTCCCTCGCCGCGCGGGATCCCGCAGGTTGAGGTTACCTTTGACATTGACGCGAACGGCATACTCCATGTCACCGCAAAAGATCGCGCCACGGGCAAAGAGCAGAAAATCACCATCACCGCGTCCACCGGCCTTTCCAAAGATGAGATTGAGCGGATGAAAAAAGAAGCGGAAGCGCATGCCGTTGACGACGCGAAAAAGAAAGAGCAGATCGAATTAAAGAATACTGCCGACAGCATGGTCTATACCACCGAAAAGACCTTGCGCGATGCGGGCGACAAGGTATCGGCAGAGGTGAAGAAGGGGATCGAGGAGAAGGTGGAGGCGCTCAAAAAGGTGAAAGACGGCGACGACACCGATGCGATAAAGAAGGCAACCGATGCTCTCTCTCAGGAAATCCAAAAGGTAGGCGAACAGCTTTATAAAGCCGCCGCGGAAGCGAAAGGAAATACGGAGGGAGAGGTGAAGGCAGAAGATAAACAGGAGGATAAAAAAACTGTAGATGCGGAGTACAAGGATGTGAAG